Genomic window (Achromobacter sp. B7):
GACGGCGCGTACGCGCTGACCGTCGACGGCCCGGCCACGCTGGCCGGCGCCATCGGCGCCAACACCAAGCTGGCCAGCCTGACCGTCAACGGGCCCGCCACGCTGACCACCGGCAGCATCGCCACCACCGGCAGCCAGCACTACCAGGACGACGTCACGCTGGGCAGCGACCAGTCGCTGTCCACCACCACCGGCAACGTCACGTTCGACGGCGCGCTGATCGGCGGCCGCAACGTCGTGATCGACTCCACAGCGGCGGGCGACATCAGCTTTAACGCCGTGGGCAGCGCGGGACAACGCCTGGGCAACCTGACGGCCAACACCGCCGGCGCGACCACGTTCAACGGCGCGGTATACGCCGCGTCCGCGCAGACGGACGCCCCCGGCACGGTCGCGATCAACGGCGGCCTGGTCGACACGACGGGCACGCAAACCTTCCGCGAACGGGTCACGCTAGGCGCGGATACGGTGTTGAAGGGCAGCAGCGTCAACCTCTTGGGTGGCGGCAACGGCCCTCACGACCTGACCATCGACGGCGACGCCGTGTTCAAGGGCGCGTTCGGTGCGCAGGACGCGCTGGCGAGCCTGACGGTGAACGGCACGTCCAGCCTGGACGGCAGCATCGGCACGAGCGGCAAGCAGTCGTACAACGGCGAGGTCACGCTAGACGGCGACGTGGCGTTGACGACGCAAGGCGGCAGCATCACGTTCAACGACAAGGTGGCCAGCAGCCAGGGCGACGGGCACGATCTGTCGCTCTCGGCCAGTGCGGGCAATGTCACGTTTACGGACGCCGTCGGTGACGACGCGGGTGGCCGACTGGGTGACATCACCATCGCCAGCCAGGGTGCGACCGCGCTGAACGGCGCGGTGTACGCGGCGTCGGTCACGTCGGACGTGGGCGGCACAATCGGCATCAACGGCGGCCTGGTCGACACGACCGGTGCGCAGTCCTACGGCGAACGCGTGGTGCTGGGCGGTGACACCGTCCTGAAGGGCAGCACGGTGGGCCTGTTGGGCGGCGCCGACGGCTCGCATGAGCTGACCATTGACGGCGACGCCGTGCTGAAGGGTCCGATCGGTGCACAGAATGCGCTGGCCGGCCTGACGGTGAACGGCAAGTCCACGCTGGGCCAAGGCAGCATCGCGACCACGGGCGACCAGTCGTACCAAGGCGCGGTCACGCTGGGCGGCGACGTTACCGTGGCCAACCGCGACGGCGACATTCGCTTCAACGACGCCGTTGACGGCGGGCACGACATGACTGTGTCGGCGGACAAGGGCAACGTCGAGTTTGCAGGCCCGGTCGGCCAAGGTTCGCGCCTGGGCAACCTGACGATCAATGCGTCGGGCGACACCGTTCTGGACGGCCCGGTCCGCACCGCGTCGCTGCAAACCAGCGGCAACGGCGACCTGCTGATCAACGGCGGTTCGGTCGACACCACGGGTTCGCAGCAGTATGGCCAGCACGTGATCCTGTCCGGCGTGGACACCACGCTGACCGGCACCAACGTGCAACTGAAGGCCGGCGTGGACGGCACCGAGTCGGGCCAGCAAGGGCTGATCATTGCCGGCAACGCCGACATCCAGGGCGACATCGGCGCGACGACGCCGCTGCGCGGCCTGGCGATCGAAGGCACCACCACGATGGGCCCGGGCAAGGTCGTCACGACCGGCGACCAGGTCTACACCGGCGCGGTGACGTTGACCGGCGACCGCGACCTGACCAGCACCACGGGTTCGGTCGTGCTGGGCAGCAAGCTGGACGGCAACGGCAACAACCTGGCCATCAACGCGGGCAAGAACGTGCTGGTGGCGGGCGACGCCACCGGCCTGGGCTCGCTAACGCTGCGCGCCGTGGACACCATCGTGTTCAACGGCGACGTCAGCGCCTACCGCGTGCAGCAGCTGGAAGCCAAGTCCGCCAGCTACAACGGCAACGTGCGCGCCTCGGGTCCTGACGGCATCGACATCACGGGCGGCAAGGTTGCGTTCGGCAAGGACGTCACCGCCGACACGGGTCCGATCCGCATCACCAACACCGACCCGACCGGCACGACGACGTTCGCCGCCGGCTCGACGGTGAAAGCCGCCACGGGCTTCACGCAAACCGGCGGCGCCGGGCTGACGCTGCCCGCGCAGCTGCTGGTGACCCAAGGCCCCATCAACCTGGGCGCACCCGCCACGCTGCAAGGCGCGAATGCCACCATCAGCACCAACGGCGACATCACCGCCGTTGGCCTGGTGGGCCCGCAAACGGCGTTGACGCTGGCCGCCGGCCCGTTGGGCGCGCTGCGCATCGGCCTGAACGATGCCGATCTCAGCCACAAGCTGAACGTGGCCTCGTTGACCGTTCCGACCGCCGGTTCGGCCGACGTGTGGGGCACGCTAGGTGGCAAGACGGGCGCCGTGGCGGCCGCTTCCATCAAGAGCTCGCTGGTGGGCTCGCCGTACTACCTGAACGGCACCACGTGGGGTCCGACGGGCGTTATCGACCGCCTGTCCGCCATCACCGCGCCGCAGCCGGTCATCCCGACCACGCCTACCGCGTCATCTTTGTTCCGTGGTACGGTCCCGTCTGATAGTTTCGGCCCGGACCCGTTGGGCGCCTACGCCGATCCGCAGGTGCTGAAAGTGGCCTCGGCCACCTTCAACTGGCAACTGCCTTCCGGCGACAACGCCATGCTGAACGTTCCGAACGGCAACACGTCGGTACTGCAAGCCCCAGCCGCCAATCCGCAACAACCCGTCGCCGAAGGCAGCCCGTCTTCCGACGACGAGCGTCGCGACAACGACGCGCAATCCCGCACTCTTTGATTCGACACCATGACTACGCAGACTTCGCTTCCCCTGTTCTACGAACAACCCCGTCCCCTGGCTGCCGGCGTGCACGCCAACCTGTCGCTGGCCGGCAACACGGGCTTTGCCTATGCCGCCACCACCAACGCCGTGCCGTTGGTGGCCACCGAGCTGCCGACCGCCTGCCGCCACTTTCCCATTGTCTTCACTGACGGCGATCAGCCCACGCCCGTCGCGGTGCTGGGCGTGCGCGGCCAGGAAAACCTGTTCGTCGACGCCGACGGCCAATGGCGCGCCGGCACCTACATCCCGGCTTACGTGCGCCGCTATCCCTTCATCTTCATGGAGAACGAAGACCGCAGCCAGTTCACGCTATGCGTCGACGAGAAGGCCGCCTCGGTGGTCGAAGGCCGCGACAATCCGTTCTTCGACGAAGCCGGTGAGCCCACCGACCTGGCCCGCAGCGCGCTGGAATTCTGCCGCGACTACCAGAACCAGCACGCCTACACGATGGAGTTCGCGCAGGCCCTGGCCGCCGCCGATCTGCTGATCGAGAACCGCGCCGACATCACCCTGCCCGATGGCCAGCGCCTGGCCATGTCCGGCTTCAAGGTGATCGACGAAGCCAAGTTCAACAAGCTGCCGGACGACGAGTTCCTGCGCTGGCGCGCCAATGGCTGGCTGCCGCTGGTGTACTGCCATCTGCTGTCGATCAACACCTGGCCCGCGCTGATTAACCAGGTGCAGCCGACGGCCGTGGCTGAGGAAGGCGCCGCCGACGCGTAAGTCGTGTCGTGGTGGATCAGAAAGGCCGGCCCGCTCTTTGCGGCCGGCCTTTTTTGTCATGAGGCGGCCCTTTGGCTTGGGGCCGTTTTGCTGCGGTCTTGTTGCGGTCTTGTGGCTTTTCGCCGAAGGCTTTGCTTATGCCTGCGCAATGCCCTGCCGTTCGATACGACGCGCAAACATGGCGAAGCTGGCTCGCACGATGCTGGGCTTGAGCAGAAAGTCGTGCGACTCGGCCGCCAGCGCATCGTCCACCGGCTTCACCTCGCCGTAGGCGGCAGCGGCCAGCAATTGATTACGCGCGGCGCGCTCGATCAGCACCGACAGATACAAGGTTTCTTCCACAGAAGCGGTCGCCGCCAGGAACCCGTGGTTGGCCAACAGCACGCAGCGCTTTTTGCCCAAGGCGGCGGAAATGATTTCGCCCTCCTGGTCGGCGATCGGCAAGCCCGGCCATTCCTTCAGATGCGCACAGTCGTTGTGAAACGGCGTTGCGTCCATGTGCGACACCACCAGCGGGCGCCCGGTCATGGCCAGGGTCGACACATAAGGCGGGTGGGTATGCACGATGCAGCGCACATCCGGCCGGTTGCGATAGACCCAGAAATGAAACCGCACGGCGGGATTGGGCGTGCCCTCTCCTTGCAGCACGTCCATGTCGTCGTTGATGCGAATCACCGTGTCGGGCCGGATCTCGTCGAAGGCCTGGGCCAGCGCCGTCGTGTAGTAGGAGCCGTCATCGTTCTTCACGGTGATCTGCCCTGCCAGCGTCTCCGAGTGCCCTTCCCTTGCCAGGATGCGGCAGCTTAGGGCGATTTTTTCCCGCACGTTCCAGTTGCCGAAATCGAGCTTGTCGGCCGAGCGCTTGAAAAACGCGTCGGACTGCATTGCCTTGTCATCCACACTCATCTCCTGAAGCCTTGCCGGGTGGCACACCCTTGCCATTACATCCGGCAGCGGTTTTCCGGGCCTTGCCCCCAACTGCACAGGGCTTGTCCGAGAGTGCCAGGGCCTAGGGTAAACGGCAGGTGCGTGCGCGATCAGCGTCGATACAATGATTTCGCGGGCGCTTGGCCCGCCCAGAAAGTCGGGTTCATCCATCGACATGCAAGCCGCCCAACCGCTTCCGCCTGCCGCTTCCCAGCAAGAGCCGGACCTGAATTTCGCCCCCCGTTTTCGTCCCTTTTACGAGGCCGAACTGTCCGGCTATCAGGCGCGGCTGAACAAGCTGGTGCTGCCGGGAGACTTCCTGCCGCTGACCCTGCAACCGCGTCTGCATTTGCAGGCATGCCGCCTGCGCGCGGGCGGCCTGGCCGTGAACCTGGAATCCACCCCCATGACGGTGCAGCACCGGGCCGAACACGCGGCCGATGCGCTGCGGGCGGAATTCCTGGCCAGCTTCATCATCGAAGGACACGGCACCATCAGCCAGAACGGCGCGAGCCTGCCAGTGGAAACGGGCGACATCATTTTTCGTACCACCGCCCTGCCTTCCGAAGTGCGCATGCTGACGGACTCCAGGCTGGTCGTGATCAAGGGGTCCTTGCTGAACCTGCTGGGCATGCACTTGCAGGATATCTCGCAGTTCACGGCGCAACGCGCGGCGTCGACACTGCCGATGGTGCGCACGGCCCATCACTGCCTGGGGCATGTTTTTTTTGAGCAGCCCGACGCCGTCAGCCCCACGTCCAGCATGTTTGCGGAACAGGCGTTGATCTCTTTGCTGGCGGCCATCTACACCAGCCAGGCGCTGGAGCAATTGCCGACCACCGAGCGCGGCCCCATCGAAAGCTGGCAGGCGATTACCAGCTACGTGGATACGCACATCAGCGACAACGACTTGTCCGTGGCAGCGGTGGCGCGCGCGCTGCGCGCTTCCAGCCGCTGGGTGCATCGCTTGTTCCAGATGCGCGGCATCCAGTATGGCCAGTACGTGCGCGAGCGCCGGCTGCAACTGGCCCGCAGCGCACTGGAAGATCCGTGCAGGGCGCATGTCCCCGTCAAGGACATTGCGCTGAGCTGTGGGTTTCAGGACGCCAGCCACTTCAGCCGATGCTTTCAGCAACGCTTCGGCAGCCCACCGAACAAATATCGTGCGGCGGCGCTGGAGCGGGATCAGTAAACGGCCGGCTGAAGATCAGGGCGCGGAGCGTGCCCGGGTGGTGGGCTTCATCAAGAACGCCGACGTGCCCGCAACGACGCCCAGCACCGCCAGGTACGCGCCCACGGGCACGATGCTATCGAACCGAGCCACCAACATTGCCGACACCATGGGCGCCAGGCCACCCCCGATTGCGGCGGAAAACTGCACGCCGATCGACAGGCCCGAGTACCGCAGCTCTGGCGGAAACTGGGCGGCGTAAAGGCTGGACTGGGGGGCAATCATCATGGCGTAGTTCAAGGCCATGGCGACGAACGCGGCCACGCTGTAAGCAAACAGCGAGCCGCTGCCCACGGCCATGAAAATCGGCACTGCCATCACGGCCAGCAACAGCCCACCCCATCCGCAAACGCGTCTTGCGCCAAAGCGGTCGCCCAACATGCCGAACACGGGAATGGTGAACGTCATCACGGCCGCGCCGTAAAGCAGCGCTTGCAGCGCGTCTGATCGGCTAAAGCCCAGCGTGGATACCGCATACGACACCGAGAAAACAAGAAAGGTGTAGATCAACGTCACTTCGGCCAGCTTGCATCCCACGCACAGCAACAACGCCTTGCCATGCTTGCCCAGCAATTCCGCCACGGGCAGCTTGACCTGCGTTTGCTCGGCCTTGACGCGGGCGAAATCGGGCGACTCGTCGATGCCACGGCGTATCAATATCCCGACCACGATCAACACCGCGCTGGCCAGGAACGGCAGCCGCCAGCCCCACGACAGAAAGTCTTCTTCAGGCAGCCGCGTGACCAGGGCGAAGGCGCCCACCGACAACAGGATGCCCAGCGGCGACCCCACTAAAGGCAGGCTGCCAAACAAGCCCTTCCATCGCGGTGGCGCGTGTTCCACCGCCATCAGCATGGCGCCGCCCAGTTCGCCACCAAACGACAGGCCTTGCCCGATGCGTAGCGCCACCAGCAAGATCGGCGCCCACACGCCAATTTGCTCGTAGGTGGGCAACAGCCCGATCAGCACCGTACAGATGCCCATCATGAGCAGGCTGAGCGTCAGCATGGACTTGCGCCCGATGCGGTCCCCAAAGTGCCCGAACAGGATCCCGCCGATGGGCCGCGCCAACATGCCGCTGGCAAAGGCCGCAAACGCCGCCAGCGTGCCGGTCAAGGGGTCGAACTGCGGGAAGAACAGCTTGTTGAATACCAGTGCGGCGGCGGTGCCGTACGCCAGAAAATCAAATGCTTCAACGGCTGTGCCCACCACCGTGGCCACAGAGATTCGAAGCAGGTTCGGCTTTTTTCCAGCCCCTACGTTCACGTCAGGTCGAGAGATCGCTTCCATGTTTTTCCCCAGTGTGTTTTGTGTTGGTGTGTTGTGGCGCGACGTAACCCGGCAGTTCTTCGATGCGCCGGCGCCAAGCCGATAGGGCGGGATAGCCGTCCAGATCGATGCCGGCCTCTTCTGCCAATGCCAGATAGCCATAACAGGCAATGTCCGCGACGCTGCGTACGGTCGCCAGCCAAGGGCTGACGCCAAGGCGCTTTTCCAGCTGTTTCAACAGCCGATCCGTCCGCCGCTCCAGCCCCTGCACATCAAGCAGCGCTTCACTGACGCCCAGGTGATCCGCGGCCTCGGCATGGCTGACCACCTTGGTCAGCCGCAACGGCTGCAAGCTGTTGGCAATTTCGTTGGCCGACACCGACAGCCACGCGTGCATCTGCGCGCTATGAGGAAGCGGCGCCAGCCACTGCGGGGCGTGCTTCTGCGCCAGGTACATCAGGATGGCGTGGCTGTCCCAAACGGCCAGACCCTCGTCATCGATCGCCGGGACTTGCCTCCATGCGCTGATGCGTTCGAACGCCTCGGTCTGGTTCTTGCGCGCCAGCACATCCATGAACTCACGCCGATAGGGCAATGCGATCAACGCCAGGAAGAGGCGCACCTTGTAGCAATTGCCGGATCGGGGATGGTCGTAGAGCGTAATCATGGGGAGCGGGGCCGGATGCCTGTCAGAGTGCCTGCACGGGGAGATGCAGGGAATCTTAGGGGCGCCCGCTCGGGGGGAATTGACAAGACGCGCACGGCGATTGACCGGAAGCGACAGGCGTTGGCGGTCGGAAGCCGGTAACGGGACGCTTGCCGACCTGCCGCTGCCGACAAGCGCCTTCGCACCCCGTCGCGTCAAGCCGACATATCAAGAATGACCTTCCCGCGCACGTGGCCGCCCATGCTGCGTTCGAGGGCACGGTTTGCCTCCGCCAGGGGAAAGGCCGAATCCAGATGGGCGTGCAGACCACCGGATGCGTATAGCGCCGCCAGATCCGTCAACAGCTGCCCGTCGGAGCGGGTTGTGAAGTGCTTTCCGGTTGCCCCCGCCGGGATGTCGGCATGGTCGGTGTCCGGCCGGCTGACCGTCGACACCAGGGTGCCTCCCTGCTTCAGTACAGACCACGAACGCGCCTGCGTGCTTGCGCCGACCAGATCAATCACAAGATCAACCTTGGGCACCTGCTGGGAAAAGTCGCCTGCCCGATAGTCGATGAATTGCGTGGCGCCAAGTTCAAGAACATAGCCGCGGTTGCTGGCCGACGCGGTGCCGATCACCTGCGCGCCCGCCAGGCTGGCCAACTGAACCGCTGCGCTTCCCACCCCTCCGGCCGCCGCATGAATCAAGACCGACTGGCCCGATTGCAGCGCGCCGTGTTCGTGTAGCGCCTGCCAGGCCGTAAGCGTTGCCGCGGGCATGGCGGCCGCCTGGGCAAAACTCAGCCCCGCCGGCTTTCGCGCCAGCCGGGCCGCATCGACGACTACCCTGCTTGCGTAGGCGCCAACGATGCCGATGAAGCCCATTACCTCGTCCCCCGGCGCCAACGTCGTGACATTACGTCCGACGGCGACGACGGTACCGGCGGCATCGACGCCCGGGGTGAACGGCAGCGCCAGCTTGATGAACGCCTGCATCGAGCCGCTGACGATTTTCCAGTCAATCGGGTTTACCGCCGCCGTGGCGACGTCGATCAAAACTTCGTTTTCGCCGGGGACGGGATCGTCCACTTCGGCCAGGGTCAGCATGTCGGGGGTGCCGTAGGCAAACACACGGATGGCTTTCATCAGATGCTCCTTGAAGGAACGCCCACAATCGGGGCATCGAAGGCCAATGCTGCCTTCACCGGATCGAAGTACTCACGCAGCCGGGCAATACGCCCGTCGCGCACGGTCAAAAACACCACGTACTCTTGTTGATAGTGCCGTCCCGTCGCCGCAACCTTGCCTTCCGCCTGTACTCGGGCGACGGCATGGTGCGCGTCGTCGGTGGCGACGATCTGGGTATCGAAGAAGCGGAAGTCGCTCACCGCGTCCACGAACCAACCCGCGTGGCGCAGGACGGCATCGCGGCCCTCAAGTTGCAACGGGTGGCCCAGGCTGGGCGCATAGGGCAGGTCCCACACGATGTCGTCATGAATCAATGTCTGCCACGTCGGGTTGTCGTCAACCAGCAATTGCAGGTGTTGCCGTAGCAGTTCTGTCGCGATGGTCATGATGGTTTCCTTTGTTCCGGTGGATGCGATCAGGCCAGCGCGCGCTTGGCTTGCGCACGGCGGTTGTCCACGCTGAAGCTGCCTGGGCCGAACGCCACGACCTGTAGCAGGCCGCCTGCCATGGCCAGGTTCTTCAGAAAATGAAACATCTGGTTCTGGTCGGCCAACGCATGGTGGAAGATCAGCGCGGTCACCAGGGCGTAAACGGCCAACAGCAGGGCGGTCGGCCGCGTGCGGTAACCGACTATCAGCAACAGAGAGCCACCCAATTCCAGCGCCGCGGCGGCCACCAGGCCCAGCTCCGGACTGGGCAGCCCCAGCGACCCGATATAGGCCAAGGTGGCGCCGGGGTCCATCAGCTTGCCGATACCGCTAAGCAGGAAGATTGCCGCGATGAAAGCGCGGCCGATAGCCGGGATGGCGGGGTGGGCATTGAGGTTCGAGGTCATGTGAATCATCCTTTCCAAAGAGTTGATGTCCGCAGAATAGAGACTTGACACGTATCCACATAGCCTATATTTCTAGATGCAATCCATCTACTTCATAGATATATGCTCGACGCCGTTTCGTTAGACCAGCTGCGCACTTTCATTGCCGCCGCTGACGAAGGAAGCTTCTCAGCCGCGGGCCGCAAACTCAGGCGTGCCCAGTCGGTGGTCAGCCACACGCTGGCGAATCTTGAAAACCAGCTTGGCGTGCGTCTCTTTGACCGCAATGGCCGCTATCCCCGCCTGACCGAAGAAGGCGCCGCGCTGTTGGCGCAAGCGCGCCTGGTGGTCGGCGGCATGGACGGGTTCAAGTCCAAGGCGCGCGCGATTGCCGAGGGGCTGGAAGCTGAACTGTCGGTGGTGGTGGACGTCATGTACCCCATGGCATCGTTGACGGACACCGTTGGCGCTTTCCGCCAAGCGTTTCCGCACACGCCGCTGCGGCTGTATGTCGAAGCCCTGGGCGCCGTCGTGCAGCCGGTGCTGGAACAGGCTTGCCGGCTTGGCATCAGCGGTTCGATGCCGGCGGTGCCGGATCTGCTCGACGCAGAAAAGCTGTTGGACGTGCCCATGTTGACGGTGGCCGCGCCGTCACACCCGCTGGCGTCGCATCAGGGTCTTATCCGCACGCGCGACCTGGAGGAACACGTGCAACTGGTGCTGACAGACCGCACCACGCTGACCGAAGGCGCGACATTCGGCGTGCTTTCGCCCCAGATCTGGCGGCTTGCCGATCTTGGCGCCAAGCACGCGTTCTTGCGTGCCGGCTTCGGATGGGGCCACATGCCCACGGAAATGGTGCAGTCGGACCTGAAGGCCGGCGCGCTGGTCAAGTTGCGCATCGAGGCTTTTCAACCGCGCACCCCGCCCATCGCCATGTTCGCGATCTACCGGAAAGACACGCCACCGGGGCCGGCGGGCAGATGGTTCCTGAAGCGGCTGAAGGGGCCACCGGAAGAGACGGCGCACGCGCTGGGTCGGTAGATAAGGGAAATACCGCCTGTTTTGCATCGCACTGTATCCGTCTGCCGGGACGGTACATTGCGACACCCGACACCATCGCGCAGTCCCTATAAATCGTTCGCAGCCCGTCCAAACCCGCGAACTTTTTCAGGAGCTTTCACGATGACCAAACCCACTGACCCGCAGCGCCGCCGCCTGCTCGCCACCACATCGACACTGGCCGCCGCTCCGAAGATCACCGTACCCACGATCACGCTGGAAGGGGACGCCAACGGTGCCCCGCACCCGCCACCCGCCGCCTACGCCAAGCAGTTCACGGGCAAATACCAGCACCGCACGATCACCGGCGGTATCGGTCACAACCTGCCGCAAGAGGCGCCGCGGGCGTTCGCCGACGCGGCGCTACTGGTGGCGGGGCGTTGACGGGAATCGGCGCCGACGGGCTGGCCGAACCTGCACACGTTTGCAGAGCGTCACACCGTGATTCATTGCCTGGGCTTTGCAGCATCGACGACGCAAAGTGATCGGTCGTCGCGCTGCAATTGCCTTGCCATCCCGCCCGTCACGCCACATTGACGGCCTCCTGACCCGCCGGCGTTTCCACGATGTCGTTGACGAACGCGGCGACCCGCGTGATCACGTCGTTGCGTTTGAGGGCAAGCGGGGTCATTGCGTTGCGGCTGTCGTCCACCAAATGCAGGGACACGTTTGCGTTGCAGGCGCGGTTCACAATGTCGAAGGCGTTCGAGACCGAGGCGATGTCATCGTTGCGCGCGTGCAAGACGAGGCACGGGGCGCGCAATATATGCATCCGTCGCCATACCGACACCGCGAGTTTTCGCGCCTGGGCCAGCGACCCCCAGGGGATGCGGGGCAGCGACGCGTCGCGGTTCGCAATCACGCGATGGCGACCGATGCGCAGCGTATGCAAAAGCGTTTGCAAAAGCGGCAACAGCAAGCCCAGCCTCGCGTAGCGCGGCAAGCCTGGGCCGTCGTGACGGAACGCGGGGGATAGCGCCAGTACGCCGGCCACGTGCAGCGGGCGTTCCTGCGCCAGGGCCAGTGCCAGCATGGCGCCGACCGACTGTCCGCCCACCACCAAGTGATCGACGCGGCTTGCCAGCAGGTCGGCACCGCGCCGCACGCTTGCAAGCCAATCCAGCCAGCTTGTGCGCACCAGTTCATCCAGCGTGCCGCAATGACCGGCCAGCTTGACGGCCAGCACGGTGTAGCCGCGACGGTGCAACCCCAGCGCCAGCGCACGCATGTCTTCCGGTGTGCCCGCCAGGCCATGAACCAGCAGGATGCCCGTGCGACCGCGCGCGCCTGTGCCGGTCAACAAATATTCGTGCGCCTGTACCTCAAACGGTTCGATATAGGCCCGGACGGCGCACACGGCTGACGGCGAACGGTAAGCACCCGCGCGCAAGCCCGGCTCCATGGCGCGGCGGTACGCGTCCAGCGTGTGGAACATCTTTTCGCTCAGTCGGAAATTCGTCTCGGCGTACGTCCGGGCGCGGGTCACGACCGCCTGCGCATCGCCGGCGTTGTGTCGGATTTGCAAGATGCGGTCGACATAGCCCGCGATGTCACCCGGCGCGGCCAGCCAGCCGGTCTGGCCGGGCACGACAATTTCGGGCAGGCCGCCGACGTCGCTGGCGACAACGGGCCGGCCCATGGCGTAAGCCTCGGGCACCACGCGCGACCAGGCTTCCGCTGCCGAGGGCACCAGCACCACGTCCGCCGCGCGCATCATGTCGGGCACATCGCTGCGGTGTCCGGCGAACACCGCGTGGTCCGAGATGCCCAGCTCTATCGCCAAACGGTACAGCTCGTACGCATAGGCGCGGGTGGCGGCGGTGGGCATGCCCACGACGAGCGCCACGGCAGGCACGCCCAGCGCGCGCAGTCGATGCACCACACGCAGCAGATCGGCCTGGCCTTTTTCCGGACGCAACATGCCCACGGTGGCAATGACGTATGCCTCGTCCGGGGCCGGCATCTCCAGGCCTCGGCGAATGCGCAATGACGCGTCCGCGTCCTCGGCCTGGCGGAAGAACTCGTCGCCCGCCCACTCACCCACGACACTGATGCGGTCGTCGCGAAACAGCCGCGCCGCCAGCAGTTCCTGCTTGCCCACGTTGCTGGTGGCGATGACGTGATCGCAGCCAAAACGCCATTCCAGCCGCCGGCGTGGCGACGTGCGCATGGGTTTGGCGAAATGCCGGGTTCGAACCACCGCGCACAGGTCGCGGCACAGCGCGGCGGCTTTACCGTCGACGCGACTGTGGCTGTCGATCACCTGGATATTCAATGCCTTCACCGCGCGGCGCAATGCCAGCACGGTCGACGGCGCGTACGCCGGCTTGAAGTCGATGTCCACGGTTGTCAGGTTGCGCTCGCGCGCCGCGCCACTGACGGCGCTGCCCGAGGGCGCTGCGATAGCTACGTCGTAGCCATGCCTTTGCAGCCAACTTGCCTGTTCCAACGTGCGAAATTCCAGCCCGCCAAGACTTGGTTCAGCCAGCGTGTGCAGGATGCGCATGATGCTCCAGTACGTTGCGGCAGGCAGCCAGGACCTCGTCGGGCGTGATGGCGTTGATGCCGTCCTGAGGGCGGCGCGGCACCACAGCGGCCGAGCCGGGCCGCTGCCAGAACCACTCAGGATTCGTTTCGTTGAAAATGCCCACGTAGGGCACACAGGCGCCTTGCGCGATATGCGAGGGCCCGCAGTCGTTGGCGACCACCAGGCGCGCGCGCAGCATGATGGCGCTTAGCTCTGGAATCGTGCGGCAATACGCAACCGCAAAGTCCGCCCGCTGCATCGCCTGCAAGGCGTCTCGCTCAGCGGCCTCTTGCTGGCCCAGCACGAAGAGGAAGCGGGCGCCCTCGCCCATCACGCGCTTCAGGCCGTCTGCCAACTGCACATAGTTGGCCAGGCTCCATCGCTTGAACGCGCCCGATCCGCCGCCGGGAATCATCACCACATCGGCACTTTGCGCGGTGCGCAAATGCGAGCCCGCCAGCGCTTCAAAACAGGCGCGCGGCACGCGCTCAACGTCAAAGGGACGATAGGAAGCCAGCATGTTCAAGTTGGCCTGCCCGATATATTCGGCGATGTTCTTGCGGTGCCAATGCGTCCACACGATGTCGGTCAGCCGTCCGTGGCGAAAGCCCAGGCGGATGGGCGGCAAGCGCAGCAGATTGACCAGGCCGAAACGTTCGCTGCTGTGATGCAGGCT
Coding sequences:
- a CDS encoding SapC family protein; translation: MTTQTSLPLFYEQPRPLAAGVHANLSLAGNTGFAYAATTNAVPLVATELPTACRHFPIVFTDGDQPTPVAVLGVRGQENLFVDADGQWRAGTYIPAYVRRYPFIFMENEDRSQFTLCVDEKAASVVEGRDNPFFDEAGEPTDLARSALEFCRDYQNQHAYTMEFAQALAAADLLIENRADITLPDGQRLAMSGFKVIDEAKFNKLPDDEFLRWRANGWLPLVYCHLLSINTWPALINQVQPTAVAEEGAADA
- a CDS encoding aldolase; protein product: MSVDDKAMQSDAFFKRSADKLDFGNWNVREKIALSCRILAREGHSETLAGQITVKNDDGSYYTTALAQAFDEIRPDTVIRINDDMDVLQGEGTPNPAVRFHFWVYRNRPDVRCIVHTHPPYVSTLAMTGRPLVVSHMDATPFHNDCAHLKEWPGLPIADQEGEIISAALGKKRCVLLANHGFLAATASVEETLYLSVLIERAARNQLLAAAAYGEVKPVDDALAAESHDFLLKPSIVRASFAMFARRIERQGIAQA
- a CDS encoding helix-turn-helix domain-containing protein, which translates into the protein MQAAQPLPPAASQQEPDLNFAPRFRPFYEAELSGYQARLNKLVLPGDFLPLTLQPRLHLQACRLRAGGLAVNLESTPMTVQHRAEHAADALRAEFLASFIIEGHGTISQNGASLPVETGDIIFRTTALPSEVRMLTDSRLVVIKGSLLNLLGMHLQDISQFTAQRAASTLPMVRTAHHCLGHVFFEQPDAVSPTSSMFAEQALISLLAAIYTSQALEQLPTTERGPIESWQAITSYVDTHISDNDLSVAAVARALRASSRWVHRLFQMRGIQYGQYVRERRLQLARSALEDPCRAHVPVKDIALSCGFQDASHFSRCFQQRFGSPPNKYRAAALERDQ
- a CDS encoding MFS transporter produces the protein MEAISRPDVNVGAGKKPNLLRISVATVVGTAVEAFDFLAYGTAAALVFNKLFFPQFDPLTGTLAAFAAFASGMLARPIGGILFGHFGDRIGRKSMLTLSLLMMGICTVLIGLLPTYEQIGVWAPILLVALRIGQGLSFGGELGGAMLMAVEHAPPRWKGLFGSLPLVGSPLGILLSVGAFALVTRLPEEDFLSWGWRLPFLASAVLIVVGILIRRGIDESPDFARVKAEQTQVKLPVAELLGKHGKALLLCVGCKLAEVTLIYTFLVFSVSYAVSTLGFSRSDALQALLYGAAVMTFTIPVFGMLGDRFGARRVCGWGGLLLAVMAVPIFMAVGSGSLFAYSVAAFVAMALNYAMMIAPQSSLYAAQFPPELRYSGLSIGVQFSAAIGGGLAPMVSAMLVARFDSIVPVGAYLAVLGVVAGTSAFLMKPTTRARSAP
- a CDS encoding glutathione S-transferase family protein; the protein is MRLFLALIALPYRREFMDVLARKNQTEAFERISAWRQVPAIDDEGLAVWDSHAILMYLAQKHAPQWLAPLPHSAQMHAWLSVSANEIANSLQPLRLTKVVSHAEAADHLGVSEALLDVQGLERRTDRLLKQLEKRLGVSPWLATVRSVADIACYGYLALAEEAGIDLDGYPALSAWRRRIEELPGYVAPQHTNTKHTGEKHGSDLST
- a CDS encoding NADP-dependent oxidoreductase; amino-acid sequence: MKAIRVFAYGTPDMLTLAEVDDPVPGENEVLIDVATAAVNPIDWKIVSGSMQAFIKLALPFTPGVDAAGTVVAVGRNVTTLAPGDEVMGFIGIVGAYASRVVVDAARLARKPAGLSFAQAAAMPAATLTAWQALHEHGALQSGQSVLIHAAAGGVGSAAVQLASLAGAQVIGTASASNRGYVLELGATQFIDYRAGDFSQQVPKVDLVIDLVGASTQARSWSVLKQGGTLVSTVSRPDTDHADIPAGATGKHFTTRSDGQLLTDLAALYASGGLHAHLDSAFPLAEANRALERSMGGHVRGKVILDMSA